In a single window of the Acinetobacter tibetensis genome:
- a CDS encoding IS982 family transposase, with protein sequence MFNSTELFCVIDDFFLKFEATYWKFLKQSRHSVRIRPAQLSLSEINFIAIWYKCSHINNFKAFFSWLKQDKNHLFKSLPCYQRMIHLINMHQLALHALHVALMKGQRSQYLWVDSTTLPVCKNQRIQRHKSLAKIASRGKSSMGWFYGCKLHIAMNQLGEIACSALSNGHVADIKMVEHLVEGLEAKLYADRGYIGQELKSRLKNQGIDLITYHRKNMQSVQLCASDEYHLKQRNKIETLFSLLKGQYNLVTSKARSIHGFLSGIYASLCAYQLTHRNKPKIQIMESLA encoded by the coding sequence ATGTTCAATAGTACCGAATTATTCTGCGTAATTGATGATTTCTTTCTTAAATTTGAAGCAACTTATTGGAAATTTCTCAAACAAAGTCGTCACTCCGTAAGAATTCGCCCAGCTCAATTGAGTCTCTCAGAAATCAATTTTATCGCCATTTGGTATAAGTGTTCTCATATCAACAATTTCAAAGCATTCTTTTCATGGTTGAAACAGGATAAAAATCATTTATTTAAAAGTTTACCCTGCTACCAACGGATGATTCACCTCATCAATATGCATCAATTGGCGCTACATGCTTTACATGTCGCCTTAATGAAAGGCCAACGCAGTCAATATTTATGGGTTGATTCAACCACTTTACCAGTCTGTAAAAATCAACGGATTCAACGCCATAAATCATTAGCCAAAATTGCATCACGTGGTAAAAGCTCGATGGGCTGGTTTTATGGCTGTAAATTACATATCGCGATGAATCAATTGGGTGAAATAGCATGTTCTGCTTTATCTAATGGACATGTGGCTGACATAAAAATGGTTGAGCATTTAGTTGAAGGCTTAGAAGCAAAGCTTTATGCAGATCGTGGCTATATCGGCCAAGAATTAAAAAGCAGATTAAAAAATCAAGGGATTGATTTAATTACCTATCATCGAAAGAATATGCAGTCTGTTCAACTCTGTGCATCAGATGAATATCACTTAAAACAGCGTAATAAAATAGAAACGTTATTCAGCTTATTGAAAGGCCAATACAATTTAGTGACGAGTAAAGCTCGTAGTATTCATGGATTTCTAAGTGGGATTTACGCATCGTTATGCGCATATCAATTAACCCATCGAAATAAGCCGAAAATTCAAATTATGGAATCATTGGCTTAA
- a CDS encoding ferredoxin--NADP reductase yields the protein MSIEKFSVEKVLSVQRWTNTLFSFTMTRPAHFKFTAGQFARIGLKVGDELVVRAYSIVSSPFDETLEFFSIVVPDGAFTSNLQHLQVGDELYLEKIPYGFLTLTRYQLPLPQDLWLLATGTGLAPFVSMLQDFETWSKYQKIHLVYSVRTASELAYGERIQHIAATFGEGHTGFKFVPIVTRDPQAVLHDRLPILIENGALEQAVGCPFNPETSHVMLCGNPQMVEDTKEALKARGLTMNRRGEGNIAVENYW from the coding sequence ATGTCAATTGAAAAATTTAGCGTAGAAAAGGTTTTATCTGTACAGCGTTGGACCAATACTTTATTTAGTTTTACCATGACACGGCCTGCGCATTTTAAGTTTACCGCAGGACAATTTGCCCGCATTGGCTTAAAAGTGGGCGATGAATTGGTCGTACGTGCTTATTCAATTGTGTCTTCACCCTTTGATGAAACCTTAGAATTCTTTTCAATTGTGGTGCCAGATGGAGCATTTACGTCTAACTTGCAGCATTTACAAGTGGGCGATGAGCTGTATTTAGAAAAAATTCCTTACGGATTTTTGACCTTGACCCGTTATCAATTGCCTTTACCACAGGATTTATGGCTATTGGCGACAGGCACGGGCTTGGCGCCTTTCGTTTCTATGTTGCAAGACTTCGAAACGTGGAGCAAATATCAAAAGATTCATTTGGTTTACAGTGTTCGTACGGCTTCAGAGCTTGCCTATGGTGAACGCATTCAGCACATTGCAGCAACTTTCGGAGAAGGGCATACAGGTTTTAAATTTGTGCCGATTGTGACCCGTGATCCGCAAGCCGTGTTGCATGATCGTTTGCCGATATTGATCGAGAATGGTGCATTGGAACAGGCAGTAGGCTGCCCATTTAATCCTGAGACCAGTCACGTGATGTTGTGTGGTAATCCACAAATGGTGGAAGATACCAAAGAAGCATTAAAAGCACGGGGTTTAACGATGAATCGCCGTGGTGAAGGCAATATTGCGGTCGAAAATTATTGGTAA
- the gigC gene encoding LysR family transcriptional regulator GigC gives MRMTLRQLAVFVAVAQEGTVTKASDAVKLTQSAASMALADLEDGLGAPLFDRLGKRLQLNDLGRFLLPQALEILGRCEAFEQAAKGELQSIDLRLGATLTISDYLMPDLMASFLQIQPQAHLQLQVGNTRQMIEAVNQFQLDLALIEGSCHLPQLQCIHWRDDELAVCCAPNHPLARLNRELSPADFDNVEWILREEGSGTREVFDNAILQDLPDANIRLTLGHNEAILKIVAGGLGMSCISKLAIEPLQEKGHLVVLKTPFWQLSRPLFMLVHRQKYQGPGLKAFMKFCEG, from the coding sequence ATGCGCATGACTTTACGCCAATTGGCTGTTTTTGTAGCAGTCGCTCAAGAAGGCACCGTGACCAAAGCCAGCGACGCGGTGAAGTTGACTCAAAGTGCTGCAAGTATGGCACTGGCAGATCTAGAAGATGGTTTAGGGGCTCCGCTATTCGACCGTTTAGGCAAACGTCTGCAATTGAATGATTTAGGTCGTTTTTTATTGCCACAAGCGCTTGAGATTTTAGGCCGCTGTGAAGCCTTTGAACAAGCAGCAAAAGGTGAATTACAAAGTATCGATTTACGTTTAGGGGCAACCTTAACCATCAGCGACTACTTAATGCCTGACCTCATGGCCAGTTTTTTACAAATTCAACCACAGGCACATTTACAACTTCAGGTTGGAAATACGCGCCAAATGATTGAAGCAGTGAATCAATTCCAATTAGATCTCGCTTTAATTGAAGGTTCATGTCATTTACCTCAATTACAATGTATCCATTGGCGTGATGATGAATTGGCGGTGTGCTGTGCACCGAACCATCCTCTTGCACGCTTAAATCGTGAACTCAGTCCTGCAGACTTTGACAATGTAGAATGGATTCTACGTGAAGAAGGCTCAGGTACCCGTGAAGTTTTTGATAATGCTATTTTGCAAGACTTGCCAGATGCCAATATTCGTCTCACCCTTGGACATAACGAAGCGATTCTTAAAATTGTTGCGGGTGGTTTAGGCATGTCGTGTATTTCTAAACTCGCGATTGAACCTTTACAAGAAAAAGGACATTTGGTGGTACTGAAAACACCGTTCTGGCAACTTTCACGACCTTTATTCATGTTGGTGCATCGCCAAAAGTATCAAGGACCAGGTTTAAAAGCCTTTATGAAATTCTGCGAAGGTTAA
- a CDS encoding cold shock domain-containing protein: MFIEGKIKNYNSERGFGFIRATDESEDIFFHIKDFPSWHIKPNEGEQLKFRVIEEQGKFRASDIVRLDLKPENDYSLMEQHSFVYQTIPISEKIILPKKSVSRLKYIILLMLILLTGLGFVGYQKVQDYRIAKQLKAEQLIQQQKRIVEQQREALGNLPDQILSTQGMKNLDKVGYAVNVQQVSTASSSGFTTTHGAKVQKGEQLAHFKCDGRTHCSQMRSYDEAVFFLRNCPNTQMDGNHDGEPCEKQFGR, translated from the coding sequence ATGTTTATTGAGGGGAAGATTAAAAACTACAATTCAGAACGTGGTTTTGGGTTTATTCGTGCCACAGATGAATCGGAAGATATTTTTTTTCATATTAAAGATTTCCCAAGCTGGCACATTAAGCCCAATGAGGGAGAACAGCTCAAATTTCGCGTAATCGAGGAACAGGGGAAGTTTAGAGCCTCAGATATTGTGCGTTTAGATCTAAAGCCAGAGAATGATTACTCCCTGATGGAGCAGCATAGCTTTGTGTACCAGACCATTCCGATTTCAGAGAAAATCATTCTGCCAAAGAAATCGGTATCACGCTTAAAATATATCATCTTGTTGATGCTTATTTTATTGACTGGATTGGGTTTTGTCGGCTATCAAAAAGTTCAGGATTATCGTATAGCAAAACAATTGAAAGCAGAACAATTGATACAACAACAAAAAAGAATTGTAGAACAGCAGCGAGAAGCATTGGGGAATTTACCCGACCAAATTCTTTCAACGCAGGGGATGAAAAATTTGGATAAAGTAGGTTATGCGGTTAATGTTCAGCAGGTGAGTACAGCATCCTCCTCTGGCTTTACAACGACTCACGGTGCAAAGGTACAAAAGGGTGAACAGCTTGCTCATTTCAAATGTGACGGGCGTACCCACTGTAGTCAAATGCGATCTTATGATGAGGCTGTATTTTTCTTGAGAAATTGCCCAAATACACAAATGGATGGCAATCACGATGGTGAACCGTGTGAGAAGCAGTTTGGAAGATAA
- a CDS encoding cold shock domain-containing protein, which translates to MKAEQYQGKVKQYNADKGFGFISSSEGDVFFHISDFPADSGEPKRNERVKFNVVENGDRYKAIKIERVEDNSAKAKKSKVSTHNKSITSTLLTNFRR; encoded by the coding sequence ATGAAGGCCGAGCAATATCAAGGCAAAGTTAAGCAATATAATGCTGACAAAGGTTTTGGTTTTATTTCCTCATCTGAAGGCGATGTGTTTTTTCATATCTCAGATTTTCCTGCAGACTCAGGCGAGCCGAAACGCAATGAACGTGTGAAGTTTAATGTGGTTGAAAATGGCGATCGCTATAAAGCAATTAAGATTGAGCGTGTTGAAGATAATTCTGCTAAAGCCAAGAAGTCGAAAGTATCAACTCATAATAAATCGATTACATCCACTTTATTGACAAACTTTAGACGTTGA
- the upp gene encoding uracil phosphoribosyltransferase — MAIHEIRHPLIRHKLGLLRRADISTKNFRELAQEVTMLLTYEATKDLAVVDHEINGWAGKVTTQRIAGKKITVVPILRAGIGMLDGFLNLIPSAKVSVLGLERDEETLEARTYYKKLVPDVQNRIAMIIDPMLATGASLVAAIDVLKASGCKDIRVMVLVAAPEGIKRVEDAHPDVTIFTASVDDGLNAQGYIVPGLGDAGDKIFGSVQKD; from the coding sequence GTGGCTATTCATGAAATTCGTCATCCTCTGATTCGACATAAACTTGGTTTATTGCGTCGCGCTGATATTAGTACAAAGAATTTTCGTGAATTGGCGCAGGAAGTGACTATGTTGCTGACCTATGAAGCGACCAAAGACTTAGCTGTAGTTGATCATGAAATTAATGGCTGGGCGGGTAAAGTCACGACACAACGTATTGCGGGTAAGAAAATTACCGTAGTGCCAATTCTTCGTGCAGGTATTGGTATGCTGGATGGTTTCTTAAACTTGATTCCAAGTGCCAAAGTGTCTGTATTGGGTTTGGAACGTGATGAAGAAACTTTAGAAGCACGTACTTACTATAAAAAATTGGTTCCAGATGTGCAGAATCGTATCGCCATGATTATTGATCCAATGTTGGCGACAGGTGCTTCGTTGGTGGCTGCAATTGACGTTTTAAAAGCCAGCGGTTGTAAAGACATACGTGTCATGGTGTTGGTTGCTGCACCAGAAGGCATAAAAAGGGTGGAAGATGCACATCCTGATGTGACCATTTTTACCGCTTCTGTTGATGATGGCTTAAACGCACAAGGCTATATCGTGCCAGGTCTAGGCGATGCTGGTGACAAAATTTTTGGTTCAGTACAAAAAGATTAA
- the nuoN gene encoding NADH-quinone oxidoreductase subunit NuoN, whose amino-acid sequence MNFTMSFSELMPLVPVMIVALTAVVVMILTSIKRNHNLIATASVVGLNLAAANILFNMFGGQFVPSNVMGMFMVDPFTMLYQLVILIASLACCTLSHAYIESYKDNREELYILMLCSVAGAMLMVASSHYASFFISLELMSIPVYGMLAYTHQRANSLEAGIKYLVLSATASAMLLMGMAYIYAYTGSLSFYESFQALMQNIRQPMVLLGLALIIFAVGFKLSLAPFHKWTPDVYAGAPAPIATFLATAAKVATIGLFVRYLLTSGAILVESLVTIITIIAVLSILVGNFLAVRQVNLKRILGYSSIAHFGYLLIGLISMTYASLGNVSVYVITYVLTTIGAFGAVALMSSPYNNVDEAESLADYRGLFWRRPVLTATLTVMMLSLAGIPLTAGFIGKFLVVMAAVTTQHWFLAAMIVVGSGIGLYYYLRVMVVMYMTPPETPRIDAVDHWGQKVGGIMVLLAALAVLVIGIYPDPIIKMALQAEILSPLHFMLTRQ is encoded by the coding sequence ATGAACTTCACAATGTCTTTTTCTGAGCTTATGCCATTAGTTCCTGTAATGATCGTGGCATTGACCGCGGTCGTTGTGATGATCCTCACTTCGATTAAACGTAATCATAATTTAATCGCAACAGCTTCTGTGGTTGGCTTAAACCTTGCTGCGGCAAATATTTTATTCAACATGTTTGGTGGACAATTTGTACCATCAAACGTGATGGGTATGTTCATGGTGGACCCGTTCACCATGCTTTACCAATTGGTGATCTTAATTGCATCACTTGCATGCTGTACGTTGTCACACGCGTATATTGAGTCTTATAAAGATAACCGTGAAGAACTGTATATCTTGATGCTGTGCTCGGTTGCGGGTGCAATGTTAATGGTGGCAAGTTCGCACTATGCATCTTTCTTCATTAGCCTTGAGTTAATGTCGATTCCTGTCTACGGTATGTTGGCTTATACACATCAACGTGCAAACTCATTAGAAGCGGGTATTAAATACTTGGTTCTTTCTGCAACGGCTTCGGCAATGTTGCTGATGGGTATGGCATATATTTATGCTTACACAGGTTCATTGTCTTTCTATGAATCTTTCCAAGCATTGATGCAAAATATTCGTCAACCAATGGTACTTCTTGGTTTAGCGCTGATTATTTTTGCAGTTGGCTTTAAGCTTTCACTTGCACCATTCCACAAATGGACACCAGACGTTTATGCAGGAGCACCAGCTCCGATTGCAACCTTCCTTGCGACAGCAGCGAAAGTGGCGACGATTGGTCTATTTGTGCGTTACTTGCTGACTTCAGGCGCAATTTTGGTTGAGTCTTTAGTGACAATTATTACCATTATTGCAGTGCTTTCAATTTTGGTGGGTAACTTCTTGGCAGTACGTCAAGTTAACTTGAAACGTATTCTGGGTTATTCATCAATTGCACACTTTGGTTACTTGTTGATTGGTTTAATCAGCATGACCTATGCAAGCCTTGGTAATGTATCAGTTTATGTCATCACTTATGTGTTAACCACGATTGGTGCATTTGGTGCTGTGGCATTGATGTCTAGCCCATACAATAACGTAGATGAAGCTGAAAGTTTGGCAGATTACCGCGGTTTATTCTGGCGCCGTCCAGTATTAACAGCGACGTTAACTGTGATGATGTTGTCTTTAGCGGGTATTCCGTTAACAGCTGGCTTCATTGGTAAGTTCTTGGTCGTGATGGCTGCTGTAACAACTCAACACTGGTTCTTGGCTGCAATGATTGTGGTAGGTTCGGGTATTGGTTTGTACTACTACCTCCGTGTGATGGTTGTGATGTATATGACTCCGCCAGAAACTCCACGTATTGATGCTGTAGATCACTGGGGTCAAAAAGTGGGTGGTATCATGGTATTGCTCGCGGCACTTGCAGTATTGGTGATTGGTATTTATCCAGATCCAATTATCAAAATGGCCTTACAAGCTGAGATTTTATCTCCATTGCATTTCATGTTAACGCGTCAATAA